Below is a window of Salvelinus alpinus chromosome 34, SLU_Salpinus.1, whole genome shotgun sequence DNA.
attcaagctaAAAATAGCGATAACGTAtaaaccaccaaaatatattcattttttcactaaccttctcagaattcttccgatgacagtcctataacatcatattacacaatgcagtcctataacatcatattacacaatgcatatagagtttgttcgaaaatgtgcatatttagcggcacaaatcgtggttatacaatgtgattagtggccaaaacttcaagcaatctgtccggcgccatcttggagaggcacctaatctaatcgaaaactattcataaacttgactaaaaaatacagattggacagcaaatgaaagataaattagttcttaatgcaatcgctgtgttagatttttaaaattaacgttactgcgcaatacagcgtgcgctaaagcgagaccgcaccataattcatggcggaattattatttgacatttgtcaacataagtacgaattaacagcataaagactgcttactattagctgagcttccatcagaatcttgggcaaggtgtcctttctccagaacaatcgtcttttggttgaaagatgtcctcttgtcctgtcgaaatagccgctaacgttagccacccactggagaggtgtccaactcgtgaaagcgcatcacaaagaaatccaggaaaatcgcaataaactgataaaaactgctataaatcggtttaaattaactaccttatgatgtctttagcaactataacgaataaaaacatgaccggagatacAGAACTGCTAAAACTAAAGCTTTGCAGGAGGCCATTGTGATGTCCCTGATGCTCCAGGCGCACCGTTGAAAAGAACGGTACTTCCGCTCCACGGTCTTATAAAGGGTCCCAGATTGCgcaatccactccattcaaattctccccgcttactgacatctagaggaagacgtatgcagtgcatgtagcccgatGGCTTACATGGGGACTTATAAACTGACCTCAGAACAGGGACCTCGAtatctgaaatctcactccctgacaggaaatgtgctgcagaatgagttctgtttcactcagagaaataattcaaacggttttagaaactagagagtgttttctatccaatagtaataataatatgcatattgtacgagcaagaattgagtacgaggcagtttaatttggaaacgaAATTATTACAAAGTGCAAATAGCACCCCCTATTGCCAAGATTAAGTCTGACTGTTGTTAGCTTGCTAGTGTAGTATTGGGTCTGTTCTAGCCATCATGCCCAGCAGTCTCAATTTACCTGAGATGGGGAGAACAGTGCTTCATTTGGGGAAGTAGTGGAGAGGGGGGTTTCTCCGAGGAAGCAGTGGAGAGGGCGGGTTTCTCTGGGGAAGCAGTGGGGAGGGGGTTTCTCTGGGGAAGCAGTGGGGAGGGGGGTTTCTCTGGGGAAGCAGTGGAGAGGGGGGTTTCTCTGGGGAAGTAGTGGAGAGGGGGGGTTTCTCTGGGGAAGTAGTGGAGAGGGCGGGTTTCTCTGGGGAAGtagtggggagggggggttctcTGGGGAAGcagtggggagggggggttctcTGGGGAAGTAGTGGAGAGGGGGGTTTCTCTGGGGAAGCAGTGGGGAGGGGGGTTTCTCTGGGGAAGTAGTGGAGAGGGGGGTTTCTCTGGGGAAGtagtggggagggggggtttcTCTGGGGAAGcagtggggagggggggtttcTCTGGGGAAGTAGTGGTGAGGGGGGGTTTCTCTGGGGAAGCAGTGGGGAGGGGGGTTTCTCTGGGGAAGcagtggggagggggggttctcTGTGGAAGtagtggggagggggggttctcTGGGGAAGCAGTGGGGAGAGGGGGTTTCTCTGGGGAAGTAGTGGAGAGGGGGGTTTCTCTGGGGAAGCAGTGGGGAGGGGTGTACATCATAGTATCAGGGACCCACACAGTAGGTACATCATAGTGTCCGGGAACATTAATAACTCTTCCCCTATCACCCTATGGAAAGTCTATGGACCAAACATTGATGACCCACATTTCCATCATGTTTTTGATTGACTCCCAGATCAGAGTAGCACTAATCTAATAATCGATATAATCGTCGATTTTAGTTGTTACCATGATCCGTATCTTGACAGACTTTCCACACATACTGCACCAAATATCACCTCTGTCCAGGTTCTGAATAATCTAATCAAATCCAGGAATCTAATGGACATCTGGAGACTGCAACATCCCACAGACAAAGACTACTCATTCTACTCTCCTGTTCACATGTCTTATTCTAGAATCATCTACTTCCTTATAGATTCCAAATTGATACCCAATGTGCTCAATTCGAAATACCATAGCACCTTAATAACTGATCACAGTCCAATTATGCTGTCCCTAAATTTGTCTTTGCCAAAACAGAACTACAGTTGGTGTTTCAACCCCTCCTTGCTCCCAGACCAAGCATTCAATGACTGCATGACAGCCAAGTTGAATGAGTTCCTCGAGACTAATGACACAGGAGTGGTATCTGATTCTACACTATGGGAAACGTTAAAGTGGTTATGAGAAGTCATATTATTTCATATGAGTCTGCCATTAAAAAAAATGGAATCGCATGCAAGTcaagtcaagcgcagagagcagggtttCAAGAAAGTGGATTTATTTTCCAGTTGACAGGGAAAACGATCATGCCCTaaacacacgggcgcatgaaaAAACGAGTCCAAAAACACCGGACTAAGCTGTCCAGAAAAATAATAAATCCAGGTAACAATCCAACACCAAAATAACAgataaacaagcccgcacaaaagccagCGGGCTTACTGCCCTAAAATAGCCTACCcaccaaactaaactcaaaacaggtgcacccaatcagcccaaactaacagaaacaaaaagaaaggaatcgatggcagctagtaggccggtgaagacgacgaccgccgagcgccgcccgaacaggaagaggcaccatcttcggagGGATTTGTGACACACACTCTCAGGTTGACTACAACAATATTTTGAAAttgaaatatgaatacaattcTCAGGTCAGTAACCTCCTATTAAAGCTAAGACAAAAACTATTTGAACTAGGGGACAACCTGGAAAGGttttcaatcttgcaacctttcggttacaagtccaacactctaaccactaggcaacctgaaCAACTGCTTCAAAGAATTGTACTCATAGTTATAGTCTTCCAGATCCAATGGTTCTGGTTCTGATCCGATGCTTCTGGTTCTGATCCGATGCTTCTGGTGGTTCTGATCCGATGCTTCTGGTTCTGATCCGATGCTTCTGGTGGTTCTGATCCGATGCTTCTGGTTCTGATCCGATGCTTCTGGTGGTTCTGATCCGATAGTTATGGTTCTGATCCGATGCTTCTGGTGGTTCTGATCCGATAGTTATGGTTCTGATCCGATGCTTCTGGTTCTGATCCGATGCTTCTGGTTCTGATCCGATGCTTCTGGTGGTTCTGATCCGATGCTTCTGGTTCTGATCCGATGCTTCTGGTGGTTCTGATCTGATAGTTATGGTTCTGATCCGATGCTTCTGGTGGTTCTGATCCGATGCTGCTGGTTCTGATCCGATGCTTATGGTGGTTCTGATCCGATAGTTATGGTTCTGATCCGATGCTTCTGGTTCTGATCCGATGCTTCTGGTGGTTCTGATCCGATGCTTCTGGTGGTTCTGATCCGATAGTTATGGTTCTGATCCAATGCTTCTGGTGGTTCTGATCCGATGCTTCTGGTTCTGATCCGATGCGTCTGGTGGTTCTGATCCGATAGTTATGGTTCTGATCCAATGCTTCTGGTGAATCTGATCCGATGCTTCTGGTTCTGATCCGATGCTTCTGGTGGTTCTGATCCGATGCTTCTGGTTCTGATCCGATGCTTCTCGTGGTTCTGATCCGATGCTTCTGGTTCTGACCCGATGCTTCTGGTGGTTCTGATCCGATAGTTATGGTTCTGATCCGATGCTTCTGGTGGTTCTGATCCGATGCTTCTGGTTCTGATCCGATGCTGCTGGTTCTGATCTGATGCTTCTGCTGGTTCTGATCCGATGCTTCtggttctgatgtatcagccttctttTATTCCATCAGCCTGCCAAAACTTGATGATAGCGCCAAAAAAGAATTGAACTCAAATTTCACAACAGAGGAAATAATTGAGGCAGTAAAAGCTTTGCCACCTGGAAAGGCTGCAGGCCCTCATAGTTTCAGCTGTGATTTTTATAAAACATCCAGTGAAGCTCTCACTCAGCTCTTACTCGGGATGATCACTGATTCAACAGAAAATTATATTTTGCCGAAATCATTGTATGAAGCCAATATTTGCcttatgttaaaaaaaaaaggcaGAGAAGTAACAGATACTGCAAATTATAGACCAATAGCATTGCTTCATTTCGATACTAAAAGAATCACCAAAGTGCTTGCTAATAGGATGAACAAACATGTAACAACCATTATTCATCCGGATCAGACAGGGTTTATCCCTGGCAGATTATCTTTTTCTAATGTGCGCAGGCTGCTTAACATTCTATATGCAAATCATGGAAACGGTTCCAAGGTTGCTATTACATCGCTAGATGGTCAAAAAAGCGTTTGACCAAATAGAATGGTCATACATGTTCGAAGCACTGGCGACTCATTTATCGTCTGGGTCAAAATGCTCTACGCCTACCCAACATCCTCTATTCTGACCATCAGCGACACATCCAGTCCCCTTGGAACTACACAGATCTGTCCGGCAGATCTATCCAGTCCTCTGTTCTTTGCTGTCGTCCTTCAACCCCTGGAGATAGAAATAAGGGATCATCCTCATATCCAAGGCCATAAAGTAGGAAACATAGAAAGCCGCATTTCGTTATATGCAGACGATGTGCTTCTATACCTCTCGGACTCAGTACCCTCTGTCCCTAGCCTGCTAGTCCCTAGCAAACTATCTGGCTATTCAATCAGTTGGGGAAAAAGTGATCACGTGTATCTCAGATACTATTGCATCTAGAGAGGATACCATTTAAAGTGAGCCAGAGAGGATACCATTTATAGATGTGCATGACCACTTAACTTACCTGGGACTAAAAATACCTAGAAATCCGAAGCTCATCTTAAAGTTTAACTACAGTGagttcaaacaaaacatagagaACTGGAGAgtattccctctttctctctattaaTACAATAAAAATGGTTTATCTTCCCAGGATCTTTTTTCTTTGCCAGAATCTTCTAACCCATCGTATTTgtaaggtcccgtgtggctcagttggtagagcatggcgcttgcaacgccagggttgtgggtttgattccgaCGGGGGGCCAGTACAAAAAAAAGTATGAATGTAtgtacttgtaagtcgctctggataaaagtgtctgctaaatgacttaaatgtaaatgtaaatgtaaagcccACTTGCAAATGCCCAAGGAAAGTGGTGGTTTAGGCCTACCCATCTTCAGGCATTATTACTGGGGACGGCAAATGCCAGGGCATTAGCATACTGTCAACTGGCTTTCCCTGATACATTGGACATGGTTGCCCCCCTGAGGCTAATTATGGAAGTCAGGTCAGTAACAAATGCCTCTCTTCCAACCGTGCTTTTCTCCAAAGCAGTTCCCAAACAAACTGAGCAACAACTTTCTTTGGAGAATTAAACAAAATATATGTATTAAACCAGATTAAGCATGTTTATATGGTGCCTGATATGCTTTAATCCCCGATATGCTTAAATACCCGATATGCTTTAATCCCAGATATGCTTTAATCCCCGATATGCTTTCATCCCCGATGTGATTTAATCCCCGATATGCTTTAATCCCCGATATGCTTTAATCATTATTTTGTTTTATCTCGGTCTGGGTGTTTAATGAATGGAGGGAGAAGGGACTGGCCTCAACTGAAGATTTATacatagttaagcagttagaacCATTCATACAATTAAATAATACATTCAAATTCTCCCATTCACATTCTTCCCATTATTTAGAAGTCAGACACTATATCAAAGGTAAAATTCTAAATGTTGATACCCTCCCTGTATAACAATAGTTTAATGATCTCACTCTCCCAACTCAAAACACCTCATCTCACCGTTTGTCTCCTTTTTCTCCAACTACACAGAGACCTCTCCTGGTCATCTCAAGGACACCTGGGGTAAAGAGTTCCTTATAGACATATCCGATCATCTATATGGAGAAGCTCTGTCTACAATTCACTCCTGTTCCATCAATGCCATACTGTATATTAATTGATAGAACACAAAGACATGCATAGACTTCATTACTCCAAAACCAAATTAAATATACTTTACCCCCAGGTCTCCCCACTGTGTGACAGATGTAAACCCTCAGAGGGTTTATTAACTCAGAACTTTTTTGGCTCTGCCCTCTAATAATCATTTTTCAGAGGAACACCTTTTATTGGAATTCAAAGATATATGAGAGGGCCATTTGAACCTGACCCAGAACTTGCTCTCTTTGGCTGTTCAGAGACAGTTCTAAGATCGTCCTACGAGGAACAACAGGCTCTGATGTTTGGAATGGTGTCTGAAAAAAAATCCTCACAGAATGAAAGTCACCCACCCTCCCTTGCTACCGTAGATGGCTAGCAGAAACTCGTCCAGCAGATAACTCCTCCAGgactaactcctaactcctccaGGACTAACTGCTACAGCATTAACTCCTAACCCCTCCAGGACTAACTCCTCCAGGACTAACTCCTATCTCCTCCAGGACTAACTCCTCCAgcactaactcctaactcctccaGGACTAACTCCTCCAGCAGATGAATTCCTCCAGCACTATCTCCTCCAgcactaactcctaactcctccaGGACTAACTCCTCCAGCATTAACTCCTAACCCCTCCAGGACTAACTCCTCCAGGACTAACTCCATCTCCTCCAGGACTAACTCCTCCAGCACTAACTCCTAATTCCTCCAGGACTAACTCCTCCAGCAGATGAACCCCTCCAGGACGAACTCCTCCCGGACTCACTCACCCAGCAGATTAACTCCTCCAGCACTAACTCCTATCTCCTCCAGGACTAACTCCTCCAgcactaactcctaactcctccaGGACTAACTCCTCCAgcactaactcctaactcctaactcttccagcactaactcctaactcctccaGGACTAACTCCTCCAgcactaactcctaactcctccaGGACTAACTCCTCCAGCACTAACCCCTCCAGCACTAACTCGAAAATCCTCCAGGACTAACTCCTCCAGCAGATTAACTCCTCCAgcactaactcctaactcctccaGGACTAACTCCTCCAGCACTAACTCCTCCAgcactaactcctaactcctacaGGACTAACTCCTCCAgcactaactcctaactcctccaGGACTAACTCCTCCAgcactaactcctaactcctccaGGACTAACTCCTCCAGCACTAATCCCTCCAGCACTAACTCGAAAATCCTCCAGGACTAACTCCTCCAGCAGATTAACTCCTCCAGCACTAACTcctgactcctccagcactaacTCCTCCAgcactaactcctaactcctccaGGACTATCTCCTCCAgcactaactcctaactcctccaGGACTAACTCCTCCAGCAGATGAATTCCTCCAGCACTAACTCCTCCAgcactaactcctaactcctccaGGACTAACTCCTCCAGCATTAACTCCTAAC
It encodes the following:
- the LOC139563496 gene encoding uncharacterized protein; this encodes MMYTPPHCFPRETPLSTTSPEKPPLPTASPENPPSPLLPQRTPPPHCFPRETPLPTASPEKPPLTTTSPEKPPLPTASPEKPPLPTTSPEKPPSPLLPQRNPPPHCFPRETPLSTTSPENPPSPLLPQRTPPPHYFPRETRPLHYFPRETPPLHYFPRETPLSTASPEKPPSPLLPQRNPLPTASPEKPALSTASSEKPPSPLLPQMKHCSPHLR